A part of Aegilops tauschii subsp. strangulata cultivar AL8/78 chromosome 2, Aet v6.0, whole genome shotgun sequence genomic DNA contains:
- the LOC141040597 gene encoding uncharacterized protein yields the protein MWETHPDLKPAVHAAWEPNGHNLTAGEVRTNLEALANNLGDWSRTTFGSVRGEIRCLKKELDRLRSDCMRVGPSHAEIKINDRLVELYLREELMWRQRSRVEWLSAGHRNSRFFHMRASMRRRKNLIKALQKPDGEVTTELTEMQQMALEFYKQLYTSEGVVGIQDVLQHVPLKVTAEMNASLLAPYVAKEVRSALFQMFPRKAQGPDGFPAHFFQRHWDVCGEAVTRAVLAIVRGEESPACLNDTLLVLIPKVSNPTLLTQFRPISLCNMFYKIASKVLANRLKSILPDIISEEQSAFVPGRLITDNIISAYECLHFMKRNRSKNSSFAALKLDMMKAYDRVEWTYLRVIMEKLGFAAPWVTVVMNMVSSVSFSIMFNGVKSEVFNPTRGIRQGDPISPYLFLLAAEGLSCLLKSQNQSSQLSGIKLAPSAPVVNQLLFADDSLLFFRARVDGAEAVSNLLDTYCLASGQRINKDKSSIFFSKGCPEIVRDAVKGHLQVPNESLSDRYLGMPTDVGHSKKGTFKYLSDRVWDKVKGWMSKCLSAGGKDVLIKSVRSELLSPATASWNEALVRTVFLPMDADAILKIPREEWLNGSSVSSHTEKDEKAWTSLWKLKIPSKVRIFLSRLAHQSLPTTDVLKRRNMSDRDVCPLCGCEDSWRHALVACTMSRCVWALSDENLVSLMSENEESNARIWLFELNEKMDHASFTRMVITLWSIWYARRKAIYESIFQSPQHTASFINNYIDELGHMSVGGVQVGTPVAAPPRPKRWLPPPSGTAKINVDGAVVRSRRGGAVAALCRDQEGHYLGSSAMVYYGITDPLTLETYACREALALADDLGQQKICVASHCQEAVNDINRGTGGPNAALVHEIMNHYNSFISCSFVFERRNFNYEVHNLAKFACNLDIGRHVWLGNPHDPNLVPMTIALE from the exons ATGTGGGAGACTCACCCTGATTTGAAGCCCGCGGTGCATGCAGCTTGGGAGCCCAATGGTCATAATCTAACCGCGGGTGAAGTCCGCACAAATCTCGAGGCTCTAGCGAATAACCTGGGCGACTGGTCAAGAACTACATTTGGTAGTGTTCGGGGAGAAATACGCTGCCTAAAGAAAGAGCTAGATCGCCTTCGGAGTGATTGCATGAGGGTCGGTCCTTCCCATGCGGAGATCAAGATCAACGACCGGCTAGTTGAACTATATCTACGAGAAGAGTTGATGTGGAGACAGCGATCTCGGGTTGAGTGGCTATCTGCAGGGCATCGAAACTCTCGTTTCTTCCACATGCGAGCTTCCATGCGGAGGAGAAAGAACCTGATTAAGGCTTTGCAAAAACCGGACGGAGAGGTGACCACGGAATTAACGGAGATGCAGCAGATGGCTCTGGAATTTTACAAACAACTTTACACTTCAGAGGGAGTTGTTGGGATACAGGACGTTCTTCAACATGTGCCCTTGAAGGTTACTGCGGAGATGAATGCTTCATTGTTGGCCCCGTACGTGGCGAAGGAGGTCAGGAGTGCTCTTTTTCAGATGTTCCCCAGAAAAGCTCAAGGTCCAGACGGGTTTCCAGCTCACTTCTTTCAGAGACACTGGGATGTATGTGGAGAAGCAGTTACGAGGGCAGTGCTGGCCATTGTTAGGGGCGAGGAGAGCCCTGCATGCTTGAATGATACCCTCCTGGTCCTTATTCCAAAGGTATCTAATCCAACCTTGCTCACTCAGTTCCGGCCTATAAGTTTGTGTAACATGTTTTATAAAATCGCTTCAAAAGTGCTAGCAAATCGTCTCAAGTCAATTCTTCCGGATATTATATCTGAGGAGCAGTCGGCTTTCGTACCGGGAAGGCTAATAACTGATAACATAATCTCGGCATATGAATGCTTACATTTTATGAAGAGGAACAGGTCAAAGAATAGCAGTTTTGCAGCTCTGAAACTTGATATGATGAAGGCATACGATCGTGTGGAGTGGACTTATTTGAGAGTGATTATGGAGAAGTTGGGTTTTGCGGCACCATGGGTGACCGTTGTGATGAACATGGTGAGCTCAGTATCTTTCTCAATAATGTTCAATGGTGTGAAGTCAGAAGTTTTTAATCCTACAAGGGGTATTCGACAGGGAGATCCAATCTCTCCATACCTTTTCTTGTTAgcagcagagggcctttcgtgcctctTAAAATCCCAGAATCAATCATCCCAGCTCAGCGGCATTAAGCTGGCACCATCGGCGCCGGTGGTGAACCAACTTTTATTCGCGGATGATAGCCTGCTGTTTTTCAGGGCGAGGGTTGATGGAGCGGAAGCAGTATCAAACCTGTTGGACACATATTGTTTGGCATCTGGTCAAAGGATAAACAAGGATAAATCTTCAATCTTCTTTAGTAAAGGTTGCCCAGAGATAGTACGTGATGCTGTCAAAGGCCACTTGCAGGTTCCTAATGAATCATTAAGCGACAGATACTTGGGCATGCCAACGGACGTAGGTCACTCAAAGAAGGGCACGTTTAAATATTTGAGTGACAGAGTTTGGGACAAGGTTAAGGGATGGATGAGCAAATGCCTGTCTGCGGGTGGGAAAGATGTGCTAATTAAATCG GTACGTTCGGAGTTGCTCTCCCCGGCAACAGCCTCCTGGAATGAGGCTCTGGTCCGGACTGTGTTCCTGCCCATGGATGCTGATGCTATCTTGAAGATCCCG AGGGAGGAGTGGCTGAACGGAAGTAGCGTATCATCTCACACTGAAAAGGATGAAAAAGCTTGGACATCCTTGTGGAAACTTAAGATCCCGTCGAAGGTGAGGATCTTCCTTTCGAGGCTTGCTCACCAGTCACTCCCCACAACGGATGTCTTGAAGAGACGAAACATGTCAGATAGAGATGTATGTCCGCTATGTGGATGTGAGGATTCATGGCGCCATGCCTTGGTTGCATGCACCATGTCCCGTTGCGTGTGGGCGCTTTCGGATGAAAATCTAGTGTCACTCATGTCTGAGAATGAGGAATCTAACGCAAGAATATGGCTGTTTGAACTTAATGAGAAGATGGACCATGCTAGCTTTACAAGGATGGTCATCACGCTGTGGTCTATCTGGTATGCCAGGAGGAAGGCTATCTATGAATCAATTTTTCAGAGCCCTCAACATACGGCGTCTTTTATCAATAATTACATTGACGAGTTGGGACATATGAGCGTTGGAGGAGTGCAAGTTGGTACTCCTGTAGCTGCACCACCTCGACCGAAGAGGTggctccctccaccaagtggcaCCGCGAAGATTAACGTTGATGGGGCTGTGGTGCGTTCACGGAGAGGCGGAGCAGTTGCAGCCCTGTGCCGCGACCAGGAAGGACATTATTTGGGGTCATCGGCGATGGTTTACTATGGGATCACGGATCCCCTAACTCTGGAGACATATGCGTGCCGCGAGGCGCTTGCTTTGGCGGATGACCTGGGACAGCAGAAGATTTGCGTGGCATCACACTGCCAAGAGGCGGTAAATGACATCAATAGGGGGACAGGAGGCCCCAATGCTGCACTGGTACATGAAATAATGAACCACTATAATAGCTTTATTTCTTGCTCTTTTGTTTTCGAGCGTAGGAACTTCAATTATGAAGTTCACAATCTCGCCAAGTTTGCTTGTAACCTAGACATAGGTAGACATGTTTGGTTGGGCAACCCCCATGACCCAAATCTTGTACCTATGACAATTGCTCTTGAATAA